In Thermospira aquatica, the following proteins share a genomic window:
- a CDS encoding TIGR03545 family protein — protein MAKEKKPPKAKIHKMFKIKYSPTHWERFLEKCYHESDREKLLSFFEQDKKKRYVLRKDLTAEETQELSEIGKRIELGYSFLQVWKLVAVGVIFLGVSAFLALFQNKLLENAIEKSLEAVFDAKVDVVGVRLNIPGLSFSFRSLTVGDAENPYRNLFELGKTELKLNPDALTLGRVVFENVQCEDIRWGTSRTTPGTLSRVSRGEKSMASSEEKAPANKVPTMDFSQVKENFSSLISSQRTNLKSEQTLLRVNTELSNTIEQWMKTYEQKNAQLAQLSTQAAEIQKIQVASLKTVEEAQKAFSQIDAFSKSLSSIGGDIKTTGQQFKTTYEKALQSQKTIATAIAEDKAYLQSLISLPVTDGKNILQGMADKFLRQKLGAIYTYGMRAWRYAEKIKSDPSQKPKKQGYRRLNGRDIPYPSDPYPSFLLKNLQSSVENTDRRFEARLQNVSSDPYKWDKPIQLTYRQLEKLQNYALNVSLDIRSNAVTPLVAEFKGEGLPFSVSDLGFLKISNLSASMKIVSSFQWDRDKSTGKISVILSGLRWEKVDLADFVTKVVTEILAETPSIDVVVTYTILSDGNLQFTLASSLDTVLQKKIGEYLAKTAKELEEIVEKQLNVLLQQGLSQNELLAKNLQNINQLSLKSLSDVTSYEKLVETKKKEVENRIEQIKKEQEEALKKKAQEAVQQLPLPKIGK, from the coding sequence ATGGCAAAGGAAAAAAAGCCCCCAAAAGCCAAAATTCATAAGATGTTTAAGATAAAATACTCTCCAACCCATTGGGAGAGGTTTTTAGAGAAGTGTTATCATGAGTCAGATAGAGAAAAACTTCTCTCTTTTTTTGAGCAGGACAAGAAAAAACGCTATGTGCTTCGCAAAGACCTTACTGCCGAGGAAACTCAGGAGCTCTCCGAGATTGGAAAACGTATAGAGCTCGGATACTCTTTTCTCCAGGTGTGGAAGCTTGTTGCCGTTGGCGTGATTTTTCTGGGTGTTTCGGCGTTTCTTGCCCTTTTTCAGAATAAACTCTTAGAAAACGCTATTGAAAAATCCCTTGAGGCTGTTTTCGATGCAAAAGTGGATGTGGTGGGTGTTCGTCTCAATATCCCCGGGCTTTCTTTTTCATTTCGTTCTCTCACCGTGGGGGATGCTGAAAATCCTTATCGTAATCTCTTTGAGCTCGGGAAAACTGAACTCAAGCTCAATCCTGATGCTCTGACCCTCGGGCGTGTGGTCTTTGAAAATGTGCAGTGTGAAGATATCCGCTGGGGAACTTCGCGAACGACACCAGGGACGCTTTCACGAGTTTCTCGTGGAGAAAAATCAATGGCGTCTTCAGAAGAGAAAGCTCCTGCCAATAAAGTTCCGACGATGGATTTTTCTCAGGTAAAAGAGAATTTTTCTAGTCTTATCTCCTCTCAGAGAACGAATCTGAAAAGCGAACAGACTCTTCTTAGAGTAAACACAGAGCTTTCCAATACAATTGAGCAGTGGATGAAAACCTACGAACAGAAGAATGCTCAGCTGGCGCAACTCTCGACACAGGCTGCCGAGATACAAAAGATACAGGTTGCTTCTCTTAAGACTGTGGAAGAGGCACAAAAGGCATTTTCCCAGATAGATGCCTTTTCGAAAAGTCTTTCTTCTATCGGGGGAGATATCAAGACGACGGGACAGCAGTTCAAAACCACCTATGAAAAGGCACTCCAGAGTCAGAAAACTATAGCAACAGCTATAGCTGAGGATAAAGCCTATTTGCAGTCTTTGATCTCTTTGCCCGTTACCGATGGGAAAAATATCCTCCAGGGAATGGCAGACAAATTTTTACGTCAGAAACTGGGTGCAATTTACACCTATGGGATGAGAGCGTGGAGGTATGCCGAGAAGATAAAATCCGATCCCTCTCAGAAACCGAAAAAACAGGGGTATCGTCGTCTCAATGGCAGAGATATCCCGTATCCCTCTGATCCTTACCCCTCGTTTCTTCTCAAAAACTTGCAGTCTTCCGTAGAGAATACGGATCGTCGTTTTGAGGCAAGGCTCCAGAATGTTTCTTCGGATCCCTACAAGTGGGATAAACCTATTCAGTTGACTTATCGACAGCTTGAAAAGCTTCAAAACTATGCGCTAAATGTTTCGCTGGATATCCGCTCCAACGCGGTAACACCTCTTGTGGCAGAGTTTAAGGGAGAAGGATTACCGTTTTCCGTGTCAGATCTTGGTTTTCTCAAGATCTCGAATTTGAGTGCGTCCATGAAGATTGTTTCCTCTTTTCAGTGGGATAGGGACAAAAGTACAGGAAAGATATCAGTAATACTGTCTGGTTTACGATGGGAGAAGGTGGATCTCGCAGACTTTGTGACCAAAGTGGTGACAGAAATTCTGGCCGAAACTCCCAGTATAGATGTGGTGGTAACGTATACCATACTTTCCGATGGCAATCTTCAGTTTACCCTTGCAAGTTCTCTGGATACAGTGCTTCAAAAAAAGATAGGGGAATATCTTGCCAAAACCGCAAAAGAGCTTGAGGAGATTGTTGAAAAACAACTCAATGTCTTGCTTCAACAGGGGCTTTCTCAGAACGAACTTCTTGCGAAGAATCTCCAAAATATCAATCAGCTCTCTCTCAAGAGTCTTTCGGATGTGACGAGCTATGAGAAGCTTGTAGAGACCAAGAAAAAAGAGGTGGAAAATCGTATTGAACAGATAAAGAAAGAACAAGAGGAGGCGCTGAAAAAGAAAGCCCAAGAAGCCGTGCAACAGCTTCCTCTTCCAAAGATCGGGAAATGA
- a CDS encoding ABC transporter ATP-binding protein, whose product MNYLRVEHLSLTLERAEADEAKELNSVSFEVDQNEIVGILGPSGAGKSLVLRAILGLERPDEGEVFLEGEALSERPAAGRGMAYLSQRLVLYPHLPGEVNAGFFYWIRKQFSKKHEIRFHPVVREILTHLHLTEASLLERLPRSLAGGEKQRIALARALASEAKILLLDEPLANIEDNFRDVLRHFLRDWIKKRGQTALVVSHNQEEMASLCDRLLLMDQGRIIQQGGYEELCFSPVSRITALFMGNSRKNFLSAEFIEKRWKKKCEYDVVLLPQLGKATADDPWDLEVEGKVIMVEHFFREKKKLLCVEEKNELFFWEVAETMSLNRGDRVRFFLPVKEGWFFERVYPYKRIYQGVFE is encoded by the coding sequence ATGAATTATCTCAGGGTAGAGCATCTTTCCCTGACATTAGAGAGAGCAGAAGCAGATGAGGCAAAAGAACTCAATTCGGTTTCTTTCGAGGTGGATCAAAACGAGATAGTAGGTATTTTGGGCCCCAGTGGAGCAGGGAAAAGCCTGGTTTTGCGGGCCATTCTTGGTTTAGAAAGACCGGATGAGGGTGAGGTTTTTCTGGAGGGAGAGGCGCTCTCCGAGAGACCTGCTGCTGGGCGTGGGATGGCCTACCTGAGTCAGCGGCTTGTTCTGTATCCTCACCTACCCGGAGAGGTAAATGCGGGTTTTTTCTACTGGATTCGAAAACAGTTTTCAAAAAAACATGAGATACGTTTCCATCCTGTGGTGAGAGAGATTCTCACCCATCTTCATCTCACGGAGGCAAGTCTTCTTGAACGACTTCCAAGAAGTCTCGCCGGTGGAGAGAAACAGCGGATAGCTTTAGCCAGAGCCCTTGCATCGGAGGCAAAAATTCTTCTCCTCGATGAGCCGCTGGCCAATATTGAGGATAATTTTCGGGATGTGCTGAGGCATTTTCTTAGAGATTGGATCAAAAAACGGGGTCAGACTGCTCTGGTGGTTTCTCATAATCAGGAGGAGATGGCATCCCTCTGTGATAGGCTTTTACTTATGGATCAGGGGAGGATCATTCAGCAAGGGGGATATGAAGAGCTTTGTTTTTCTCCCGTAAGTCGTATTACAGCCCTTTTTATGGGAAATTCCCGGAAGAATTTTCTTTCTGCTGAGTTTATAGAAAAACGCTGGAAAAAAAAGTGTGAGTACGATGTGGTGTTACTTCCTCAGCTGGGCAAGGCTACCGCCGATGATCCCTGGGATCTGGAAGTAGAGGGAAAGGTGATTATGGTGGAACATTTTTTTCGAGAGAAGAAAAAACTCCTCTGTGTTGAAGAGAAAAATGAGCTTTTTTTCTGGGAGGTAGCGGAAACCATGTCGCTCAATCGGGGAGATCGGGTAAGGTTTTTTCTGCCAGTGAAGGAAGGGTGGTTTTTTGAGAGGGTGTATCCATACAAAAGAATATATCAAGGAGTGTTTGAGTGA
- a CDS encoding dihydroorotase, with product MILSGGIVCDPVIAPSGKRLDVWIENGRIKKIARNIQEKHVTRMDIKGKRIYPGFVDMHVHLREPGQTHKEDMATATRAAAAGGVTTVLAMPNTIPPIDRKERYQEVMSIAREKACIEVLQACAMTVGRKGEKLTDFESLKETGCLWLSDDGSSIQDQKLLFMACERLRLTGQLWVEHPEIALLAMGKPLHDGSVSRERGWQGQPREAESLAVLQAGLLAGLAGVRVHFTHLSSWQSVEAVRMLKRWYPGLITSDTAPHYLLLTEEDVKQSGYDPNKKMNPPLRKPRDRQALLDGLLDGTIDCVASDHAPHTQEEKAVGIEKAPFGVVGVQTLFSALVTLAKKQNIPSKKWLPWITLNPARILGIDRGRFAPGMIANLTIVDQETSWEVSEHTLFSRSHNSAFLGMRLDGRVLATYAGGKLVYEVGK from the coding sequence GTGATTTTGTCAGGTGGTATAGTATGTGATCCAGTGATAGCACCTTCGGGAAAGAGGCTTGATGTCTGGATAGAAAATGGGAGAATAAAAAAGATTGCCCGCAACATACAGGAAAAACACGTTACCCGCATGGACATAAAAGGAAAACGGATTTATCCTGGTTTTGTGGATATGCATGTTCATCTCAGGGAGCCAGGACAGACGCACAAAGAAGACATGGCCACGGCAACGCGGGCAGCAGCAGCAGGTGGTGTCACCACTGTGCTTGCTATGCCCAATACTATCCCCCCCATTGATAGGAAAGAGAGATACCAGGAGGTTATGAGCATCGCGCGGGAAAAGGCCTGTATAGAGGTTTTACAGGCGTGTGCCATGACAGTTGGAAGGAAGGGAGAAAAGCTGACAGACTTTGAGTCTCTCAAAGAAACAGGGTGTTTGTGGCTTAGTGACGATGGTTCAAGTATCCAGGATCAAAAGCTTCTTTTCATGGCATGTGAACGTCTTCGCTTGACCGGGCAACTCTGGGTAGAGCATCCGGAGATTGCCTTGTTGGCTATGGGGAAACCGCTTCATGATGGTTCTGTTTCACGAGAGAGAGGATGGCAGGGACAGCCCCGGGAGGCAGAAAGTCTCGCGGTATTGCAGGCGGGACTTCTTGCTGGTCTTGCCGGGGTGAGGGTGCATTTTACCCATCTTTCCAGCTGGCAGTCTGTGGAAGCGGTAAGAATGCTGAAGCGATGGTATCCCGGTCTGATAACCTCGGACACGGCGCCGCATTATCTTCTTTTGACAGAGGAGGATGTCAAACAAAGCGGCTATGATCCAAACAAAAAGATGAATCCACCGCTTCGCAAGCCACGTGACCGTCAGGCACTTCTCGATGGGCTTCTCGATGGTACAATCGATTGTGTTGCATCGGATCATGCCCCTCATACACAGGAGGAAAAAGCGGTAGGAATAGAAAAAGCGCCTTTTGGCGTGGTTGGAGTGCAAACTCTTTTTTCAGCGCTTGTTACCCTGGCAAAAAAGCAAAATATTCCCTCCAAAAAATGGCTTCCGTGGATTACGCTGAATCCAGCTCGTATTCTCGGGATTGATCGGGGAAGGTTTGCTCCGGGCATGATTGCCAATCTTACTATCGTTGACCAGGAGACATCATGGGAGGTCAGTGAACACACGCTTTTTTCTCGTTCTCACAACTCGGCGTTTCTTGGCATGCGACTTGATGGACGTGTTCTTGCTACCTATGCCGGCGGGAAACTTGTCTATGAGGTGGGTAAATAA
- a CDS encoding co-chaperone GroES translates to MVVKPLGNRVLVKVKETEEKTKGGIYIPQTAQEKTQTGVVVAVGTDESIKVKVGDQVLYDKYAGTQIKIDDVEHLVLSADDILAIIE, encoded by the coding sequence ATGGTTGTAAAGCCCCTTGGAAATCGTGTTCTCGTTAAGGTTAAGGAAACAGAGGAAAAAACCAAAGGCGGTATCTACATCCCTCAGACCGCTCAAGAAAAGACACAGACAGGTGTTGTCGTGGCTGTAGGAACCGATGAATCCATTAAGGTGAAGGTTGGGGACCAGGTTCTCTACGACAAGTACGCCGGCACCCAGATCAAGATCGATGATGTGGAGCATCTTGTTCTTTCAGCTGACGATATTCTCGCCATCATCGAATAA
- the radC gene encoding RadC family protein produces MKTHKPIKTWREEDRPREKLLQRGPEALSTTELLAILIRTGSEGKSALEIASELLEKFSHLRGLDSASLGDLCRIHGIGQAKAIEIKACLELGKRLMREEVKKPPKISSAQEAINYVQQYYGPVLRDARQEVFSIILLDIRNKPLHHLEISRGSAYATVVDPREVVRQICLHQASGVILVHNHPSGECTPSQDDQNLTKRLASACEMVGARVIDHIIIGKNPSDYYSFAIEGHL; encoded by the coding sequence ATGAAAACACACAAACCTATTAAAACCTGGCGTGAGGAAGATAGACCCCGAGAGAAGCTTCTCCAGCGCGGACCAGAAGCACTCTCTACCACTGAACTCCTCGCCATCCTCATCAGGACAGGAAGCGAAGGCAAGAGTGCGCTGGAGATAGCAAGTGAACTCCTCGAAAAGTTTTCTCACCTACGAGGACTGGATAGCGCCTCGCTTGGTGACCTCTGCCGTATCCATGGGATAGGGCAGGCAAAGGCTATCGAAATCAAAGCCTGTCTTGAGCTGGGAAAACGCCTCATGCGAGAGGAGGTAAAAAAGCCCCCAAAAATCTCCTCTGCTCAGGAGGCTATCAACTACGTTCAGCAATACTACGGCCCCGTCCTCAGGGATGCCAGACAGGAGGTGTTTTCGATCATCTTGCTCGATATCCGCAATAAACCCCTGCACCACCTGGAAATAAGCCGTGGGAGTGCCTATGCCACCGTGGTTGATCCAAGAGAAGTGGTTCGCCAGATCTGCCTCCACCAGGCCAGTGGGGTAATCCTCGTTCACAATCATCCCTCAGGAGAGTGTACTCCCTCTCAAGATGACCAAAACCTCACCAAAAGGCTTGCCTCAGCCTGCGAAATGGTGGGAGCTCGCGTTATCGATCACATCATCATCGGCAAGAACCCCTCAGACTATTACAGTTTTGCTATCGAAGGTCATCTTTAA
- a CDS encoding LemA family protein, whose protein sequence is MIIGWVVLGLVILSVGYGIFVYNRLVGLRNQVDEAWSGIDVQLKRRYDLIPNLVETVKGYAKHEQQTLEKVIQARNMAMQATGIEDKIAAENQLASTLKTLFALSENYPDLKANTNFLDLQKNLADIEEQISLARRYYNAVTRDFNILCETFPSVIIANMTGFRKRPFFEAAEGERQNVKVQF, encoded by the coding sequence ATGATAATAGGTTGGGTGGTCCTGGGTTTGGTTATTCTTTCAGTGGGGTATGGTATATTTGTCTACAATCGCCTGGTTGGGCTACGAAATCAGGTGGATGAAGCCTGGTCCGGTATTGATGTGCAACTCAAGCGGCGCTATGACCTTATCCCCAATCTTGTGGAAACCGTGAAAGGCTATGCGAAACACGAGCAGCAAACCCTTGAAAAGGTTATCCAGGCAAGAAATATGGCTATGCAGGCAACAGGTATTGAGGATAAGATAGCGGCGGAAAACCAGCTTGCCAGTACGCTGAAAACGCTTTTTGCTTTGAGTGAAAATTATCCGGACCTCAAAGCCAATACCAATTTTCTCGATCTTCAGAAAAACCTCGCCGACATAGAGGAGCAGATTTCTCTTGCTCGTCGTTACTATAATGCTGTAACGAGGGATTTTAATATTCTCTGTGAGACTTTTCCCTCTGTGATTATTGCCAATATGACAGGTTTTCGGAAACGGCCGTTCTTTGAGGCTGCTGAGGGTGAACGGCAGAATGTGAAGGTACAGTTTTAG
- a CDS encoding DUF2207 domain-containing protein — translation MNKRAIVFCFIFFVFSWVWGEFFEISNYMVRAHILSNGMMDMTEEITVLFYQPRHGIYRTIPTRIQFENFARRFGIRDIRVENFSYDTSWESGLLTIKIGSASRYVEGLQVYTIHYTVVNPILAFTNEGESFQSLYWNLIGTDWDVPIRNATFEVKIDRPWEKAEFVVYAGAYGGTNTSRVFSSYDTSSQTISGKLRGELAPKEGITILAFFPDGFWPINDGRNFFERYVDVLSFGFLIVYTIVLFFLWRKFGKDKPFVKMVHFYPPSELTPAEAGMLIDDKIDQRDVVATFFDWAWRGHIVIEEKKKTFSRDFVFHKKKPLENPHPHEAVLWLGLFSDRREAALPGEVLEKESVALSDLQDVFYTSFERAKGEIDESVKDKQLYKPYSRELSFLCVFLGFGFFIGGVALSAMTEVAPPFVVGALAAVVSFFFASIMPARTPEGQKYYEQLVGFREFIKRAEWPRLERILKDDPLYFDKTLPYAIVFGLEKKWIQKFAPILTTPPSWYVGGGRFSAVYLSDVIHSSISQMGTVMSSSPSRSGGGGFSGGGGGGGGGGSW, via the coding sequence ATGAACAAGCGAGCAATCGTTTTTTGTTTTATTTTTTTTGTATTTTCGTGGGTGTGGGGAGAGTTTTTTGAGATCAGTAACTACATGGTGAGGGCACATATTCTCTCTAACGGGATGATGGATATGACGGAAGAGATTACCGTCTTGTTTTATCAACCGAGGCATGGGATATACCGAACTATTCCCACCAGGATCCAGTTTGAAAACTTTGCCCGTCGTTTTGGGATACGGGATATTCGTGTGGAGAATTTCTCCTATGATACCTCGTGGGAGAGTGGACTTCTTACTATCAAGATTGGTTCGGCTTCGCGGTATGTGGAGGGACTCCAGGTGTATACCATCCATTACACGGTGGTAAACCCTATCCTTGCGTTTACCAATGAGGGTGAATCTTTTCAGAGCTTGTACTGGAATCTCATTGGTACGGACTGGGATGTGCCTATACGAAATGCTACCTTTGAAGTGAAAATAGATAGGCCCTGGGAGAAAGCCGAGTTTGTCGTTTATGCTGGTGCGTATGGGGGGACCAATACCTCGCGTGTTTTCTCGAGCTATGATACTTCCTCGCAAACCATTAGCGGGAAGCTTCGAGGAGAGCTTGCTCCAAAAGAGGGGATAACCATCCTTGCTTTTTTTCCGGATGGATTTTGGCCTATCAATGATGGGAGAAATTTTTTTGAAAGGTATGTGGATGTGCTCTCGTTTGGTTTTCTCATCGTGTATACGATTGTTCTTTTCTTTCTCTGGAGAAAGTTCGGGAAGGATAAACCCTTTGTAAAAATGGTGCATTTTTATCCGCCCTCTGAACTTACCCCCGCTGAAGCAGGGATGCTCATTGATGACAAAATAGACCAGAGGGATGTGGTGGCCACGTTTTTTGATTGGGCATGGCGGGGGCATATCGTTATCGAGGAAAAAAAGAAAACCTTCTCCAGGGATTTTGTTTTCCATAAGAAAAAACCTCTGGAAAATCCTCATCCTCATGAGGCTGTTTTGTGGCTGGGACTGTTTTCTGATAGAAGAGAAGCTGCTCTTCCTGGTGAGGTGCTGGAAAAAGAGAGTGTTGCGCTCTCTGATCTTCAAGATGTTTTTTATACCTCGTTTGAGCGTGCGAAGGGAGAGATTGACGAAAGTGTGAAGGATAAACAGCTTTATAAGCCCTACTCTCGAGAGCTAAGTTTTCTCTGTGTTTTTCTTGGGTTTGGATTTTTTATTGGAGGGGTGGCGCTTTCAGCGATGACTGAGGTAGCACCTCCTTTTGTGGTTGGGGCACTTGCTGCTGTCGTGTCGTTTTTCTTTGCGTCTATCATGCCTGCTCGTACTCCTGAGGGGCAAAAATACTATGAACAACTGGTAGGTTTTCGGGAGTTTATTAAACGTGCGGAGTGGCCAAGGTTAGAACGAATTCTCAAGGATGATCCCCTCTACTTTGATAAGACCTTGCCGTATGCGATTGTTTTTGGCCTGGAGAAGAAGTGGATCCAGAAGTTTGCTCCCATTCTTACAACCCCGCCCTCCTGGTATGTTGGGGGAGGACGTTTTTCGGCGGTATACCTCTCCGACGTTATCCACTCCTCTATCTCTCAGATGGGGACAGTGATGTCGTCGTCTCCTTCAAGGAGTGGAGGTGGCGGATTTTCAGGTGGCGGTGGCGGTGGAGGAGGTGGCGGAAGCTGGTAG
- a CDS encoding Do family serine endopeptidase codes for MKHKHASFSWRWPWVLSALVIVFALGLSCSHLFSQSISYQNKNDLVEKTPNLSSVLALQEVLRNIAQSVMPAVVSITVEGEEVIPNPYADFFDDPFLRRFFGFDEMPKEYRRKLQGAGSGFIVSKDGYIFSNYHVVKGANKIVVILSDNRQFQAKVVGYDEELDFAILKINANNLPVVAIGDSDTVQVGDFAIAIGNPFGLSGTYTLGVVSALGRQGMTGFQRFIQTDTAVNPGNSGGPLINIRGQVIGINTAIRSQTGAYEGISFAIPINTALASADQILTKGRVERGYMGVVLGEIDETTRKLLKIDGGVLIARVEKNSAAEKAGLKARDIILKVNGKSVSKPEDVQIMIGSQKPGATVTLEILRENKKQNIQVTLDKRPTTSSAQKEPSQEQPGLATVEFLGGIFAEANKSQLDANGAEYGVILQDVKEDSVLTQIMRPGDIVMAINNQPIKNISDFRDFVKRYGNERSYLFVIASRGYVYYRGIER; via the coding sequence ATGAAACACAAACACGCATCGTTTTCCTGGCGATGGCCATGGGTATTGTCAGCTCTGGTGATTGTCTTTGCCCTGGGGCTTTCTTGCAGTCATCTTTTTTCCCAGAGCATAAGCTACCAGAACAAAAATGACCTTGTGGAGAAGACCCCCAATCTTAGTAGTGTCCTTGCCCTTCAGGAGGTTTTACGAAACATTGCTCAGAGTGTTATGCCAGCGGTGGTAAGTATCACGGTAGAGGGAGAAGAGGTTATTCCCAATCCTTATGCGGACTTTTTTGATGATCCCTTTTTGAGACGATTCTTTGGTTTTGATGAGATGCCAAAAGAGTATCGGAGAAAACTCCAGGGAGCAGGCTCTGGGTTCATTGTAAGCAAGGACGGCTACATCTTTAGCAACTACCATGTGGTAAAAGGGGCAAACAAGATTGTGGTTATTCTTTCAGACAATCGTCAATTTCAGGCAAAGGTTGTAGGCTACGATGAAGAGCTTGATTTTGCTATTTTGAAAATCAACGCCAACAACCTCCCTGTCGTGGCAATAGGAGATTCTGATACGGTACAGGTAGGCGATTTTGCCATTGCTATTGGCAATCCCTTTGGGCTTTCGGGAACATATACCCTCGGCGTAGTGAGTGCCCTGGGAAGACAGGGTATGACGGGCTTCCAGCGTTTTATCCAGACAGATACAGCGGTGAACCCTGGTAACTCAGGGGGCCCTCTTATCAATATTCGTGGGCAGGTTATTGGTATCAATACAGCGATTCGATCTCAAACGGGGGCATATGAAGGGATTAGTTTTGCCATTCCTATCAATACAGCCCTTGCTTCAGCAGATCAGATTCTTACCAAAGGGCGTGTAGAACGGGGATACATGGGAGTGGTTCTCGGAGAGATAGATGAAACTACCCGTAAACTGTTGAAAATAGACGGGGGAGTTCTCATTGCTCGCGTGGAGAAAAACTCTGCTGCAGAAAAAGCTGGATTAAAGGCTCGAGATATTATCCTCAAGGTGAATGGAAAATCCGTTTCTAAACCCGAAGATGTTCAAATTATGATTGGAAGTCAAAAGCCTGGTGCTACGGTAACGCTCGAGATCCTGAGAGAAAACAAAAAACAGAATATTCAGGTAACCCTCGATAAACGTCCCACGACATCATCGGCGCAGAAAGAACCTTCTCAAGAGCAGCCTGGTCTGGCAACCGTAGAATTTCTGGGAGGTATTTTTGCAGAGGCTAACAAGAGTCAACTTGATGCCAATGGAGCGGAGTATGGTGTTATCCTTCAGGATGTCAAAGAGGACAGTGTGCTTACCCAGATCATGCGTCCCGGGGATATTGTGATGGCTATCAATAACCAGCCCATCAAAAATATTTCAGATTTCAGGGATTTTGTCAAACGATATGGAAACGAACGATCCTACCTTTTTGTGATAGCTTCACGTGGTTATGTGTACTATCGGGGCATAGAACGATAA
- a CDS encoding tetratricopeptide repeat protein has product MRWKIFFFLMVCQVCQVWAKESLSSQVRELLKVSNYQEARRLVQEKIQKQPDIASHYILLSQIYREEGKYSNAYFVALQAYRDFPQNPWVAKELADVYRGLGVYRKALGIYEKFLPEVDEKQRPLWYYGMGVCYFEIEDYPGLLFWGLYYLGRTYLAQAKSPLALWAFERAELELRFQPDWATNLLYYQWGVALIEYALQVKTTNQQAAKQMFVTMLKDKRFTDRRVRERVEFWEKRL; this is encoded by the coding sequence ATGCGTTGGAAAATATTCTTTTTTCTCATGGTTTGCCAAGTTTGCCAGGTTTGGGCAAAAGAGAGTCTTTCATCGCAGGTACGAGAGCTTCTTAAGGTAAGTAACTATCAGGAGGCAAGAAGGCTTGTTCAAGAAAAAATTCAAAAACAGCCGGACATTGCCTCGCACTACATCCTCCTCTCCCAGATCTACCGGGAAGAAGGCAAATACTCCAATGCCTATTTTGTAGCTCTTCAAGCCTACAGGGATTTCCCCCAAAACCCCTGGGTGGCGAAAGAGCTTGCTGATGTTTATCGAGGGCTTGGTGTGTATCGAAAGGCTCTAGGGATTTATGAAAAGTTTCTTCCAGAGGTAGATGAAAAACAAAGGCCCTTGTGGTATTATGGGATGGGCGTGTGTTATTTTGAGATTGAGGATTATCCTGGCCTTCTCTTCTGGGGACTGTACTACCTCGGACGAACCTACCTCGCTCAGGCAAAATCTCCTCTGGCCCTATGGGCTTTTGAAAGGGCTGAACTTGAGCTTCGTTTTCAGCCAGATTGGGCAACCAATCTCCTCTACTATCAATGGGGTGTAGCTCTTATTGAATATGCACTTCAAGTTAAAACTACTAACCAGCAGGCAGCCAAACAGATGTTTGTCACTATGTTGAAAGACAAGCGTTTTACGGATAGGCGGGTAAGAGAACGGGTAGAATTCTGGGAGAAAAGGTTATGA
- a CDS encoding zinc ribbon domain-containing protein, with translation MISFGTGIRLDKIKKLVEYQNLYNREQEIRKKYQDEEKKMDKLLADNATLVARKNDLEMIIYATQKKLEEEQQKKLQLEQRLKELDENKDKVKITRQIKTWEKEMETLQQDLNMIIHQIDYETHKQTDTMEELNQVNAKMLENDAKIKALRETIAAIEAKHKDELTYILETQKNIASEFDVSVIEYFILLLRKTKGQAIVSVLDGDTCSGCYTILPTVIQGEIGPNLPEEEIELQQCPHCFRFLYYPQWLD, from the coding sequence ATGATTTCATTCGGGACCGGTATTCGCCTTGATAAGATAAAAAAGCTTGTAGAGTATCAAAACCTCTACAATCGTGAACAGGAGATACGCAAAAAGTATCAAGATGAAGAAAAAAAGATGGATAAACTCCTCGCTGATAACGCTACCCTGGTTGCGAGAAAAAATGATCTTGAAATGATCATTTATGCAACCCAAAAAAAGCTGGAAGAGGAACAGCAGAAAAAACTTCAACTCGAGCAAAGACTCAAAGAGCTTGATGAAAACAAAGACAAGGTCAAAATTACCCGCCAGATCAAAACCTGGGAAAAAGAAATGGAAACCCTCCAGCAAGATCTCAACATGATCATCCACCAGATTGATTATGAGACACATAAACAAACCGATACGATGGAAGAGCTCAATCAGGTAAACGCCAAAATGCTGGAAAACGATGCAAAAATCAAAGCCCTTCGTGAAACAATTGCGGCTATTGAAGCCAAACACAAGGATGAGCTCACGTATATCCTCGAAACACAAAAAAATATTGCCTCTGAATTCGATGTCTCTGTGATTGAATACTTTATCCTCTTGCTTCGGAAAACAAAAGGACAGGCAATTGTTTCCGTGCTCGATGGTGATACATGTTCGGGATGTTATACTATACTTCCTACCGTTATCCAGGGAGAGATTGGACCAAATCTTCCCGAGGAAGAGATTGAACTCCAGCAGTGCCCCCATTGTTTCCGTTTCCTTTATTATCCCCAATGGCTGGACTAA